The candidate division WOR-3 bacterium DNA window CAGTAAGATGTCCGCGTGCTCCGGAGTTTCGTCCGCGCGAACCGCCGCATCTGCGCGGCCATTGAGCGCCGCCTGCCCCAGCGCCGGCTCGACATCTCCCTGCTCTACGAACGCACCGTGGGCGAAAAGATGCAGGACTTGCCGGCCGGGTCAATCATCGTCGATGCCGGCGGCGGACGACTCTGCCCCTACGCGGAGTACAAGCCAGAGGGCCTGCGCATCATCGCGGTTGACGCTACCGACGAGGACCTGCGTCGCAACATCGAGGCCGACGAATGGCGAGTGGCCGACATCACGACGCACCTTCCCTTCGCAGACGGAGAGGCGGCAATCGTCACGTCCAAGCACGTGCTCGAACACCTGCCCGACACCAGCCGCTTCATGGATGAAGCCCGCCGCGTCCTCAAACCCGGCGGCTGGTTCATCCATCTCTTCCCCGGCCGCAACGCCCCGTTCGCGGTCGCAAGCCGCCTCCTGCCCGACCGGCTCAAACAGCGCCTCGTCCACGACCTCCATCCCGATACGGCCGGCACTCATCGCTTCCACACCTGGTACGACCGCTGCTACTCCTCGGCATTCCGCCGGCTGCTCACAGAGCACGGTTTTGTTGTAGAACAGGAAGCCCTCAGCTACTACCAGTCCCACTACTTCGGCTTCTTTGTGCCGCTCTACCTGCTTGGTGTCCTGTGGGAGTTCATACTGATGGCGCTGCGGGCCCGAGACTCGGCTGCCACCTTTCTTTTCGTCGCCCGCCGTCGGCCTAGTGACGCGACCAGAGACAGATACTCGAGCAGCCGCCAGGGTCCTTGAACGCGGCCCAGAATCCCCAGTCGTTGCCGATCTCGGTCTTGGTTTTCAGCACCTTGCCGCCCAGCCTCACGACACGGGCCAGCGTGGCCGGGATGTCCTTGACCTCGACGTACACCATGACTCCTTGCCCGGGCGCCTGCTGCGTCTTCTGGATGCCTCCGCCCAGCCCGCTCTTCGCCTCGAACATCATGTAGTCCTTGCCCGAAGGCGTCATCTTCCACCGGAACAGCTTCGCGTAGAACGCGGCCGACCTGGCCACGTTTCTCGATGGTATCTCCCAGTAGCACAGTCCGTTCATCCTGACTCCTTTCGGCTCGCTTGCCGGCTCAATTGCAGCCTCTCCGCTGTATGGCCGGAGGCGCTCGCAGTCACTAGCAGGTCACTCGGAGATGCCCAGGTCTTTCAGCTTGCGGTGCAGGTGGGTCCGCTCGATGCCGAGCTGTTCCGCGGTCTTGGTCTTGTCCCAGTCGTTCCGGGCAAGTGACGCCCTGATGAACTCCCGCTCAAACTCGTCCCGCGCCTCGCGCAGGGACACGGGACCTGCCCCGGCGGGGACATGACCCAATCGTCCTCGATTGGGATCGTGTCCCAAGCCGGCAAACTCGGAACGTGTCCCAGGCCGATACGACGCCGGCTCCATCAGCGGCACCAGGTCGCGCGGCGTGATGTCCTGAGCCTTCACGAGAATCGCGGCCCGCTTCATCAGGTTCTCCAGCTCGCGGGCATTGTTGTGCGCCCAGTCCGCGCTCTTCAGGAACTCGACCGCCTCGGGCGTGAGCTGCTTCTTGGGCACGCCGTTCTCCTCGCATTGCTGTCCGAGGAAATGGTCGGCCAGCGACGGGATGTCGTCTTTCCGCTCTCGCAGCGGTGGCACGTGAATGTGAATCACGTTCAGACGGAAGTAGAGGTCCTCGCGGAACCGCTTCTCCTCTATCTCCTGCCGCAGGTTCTTGTTTGTGGCTGAGATGACTCTCACGTCCACGCGCATCGTGGTCGTCGCGCCCAGACGCTCGAACTCGCTCTCCTGCAGGAATCGCAGCAGCTTAGCCTGACTGGAAAGCGACAGGTCCCCGACCTCGTCCAGCAGCAGCGTGCCCCCATCGGCCGTCTCTAGCTTGCCCTTCTTCTGGGTCAAAGCTCCGGTGAACGCGCCCTTCTCATAGCCGAACAACTCGCTCTCGATGAGCGTCTCAGGGATGGCCGCGCAGTTGAGCTTCACGAAGGCGTGTGCAGCCCGGCCGCTCTTCGCATGGATTGCCCGTGCGACCAGTTCCTTGCCTCCGCCACTCTCACCGGTAACGAGCACCGGCGCGCGAGTTGGCGCAATCTCATCTATCTTCTGGAATGTCGCAAGCATCGCCGGGCTCGACCCGACCATCTGGTAGCGGCGGAGCGACTCCTCACGCAACCCGGCCAGTTCCCGCCGCATTCGGTCCCGCTCTAATGCGTTCCGCGCAGCCAGGAGTATCTTCTCCCGCTCGGCCGGCTTCTCCAGGAAGTCATACGCGCCCAGCTTGGTCGCCTTGACTGCATCCTGTATCGAACCCTGACCGGAGATCATCACGACGGGCAGCGACGGCTTTCTCTTGAGGATCGCCTCAAGCACCTGGGTTCCATCCATGTCGGGCAGCTTCAGGTCGAGCAACACCAGATTCAGCTCGTTCTCACCTGCCAGCCGTATCGCCTCCTCGCCCTCGCCCGCCTGCAGCACTTCCATCCCTGCCTCGGACAAGATATCGGCCATTATGTCCCTATGCCGCGCTTCGTCATCTACAACAAGCACACGTTCAGTCACCGCACACCTCCCGGAGAAGAACTATCCACAGATTCCGCAGATTGCCGGAGCCGAGCAGTGCAGCCGCCGATGCACGCCGATGAACGCAGATTGCAGAACCGGTCCGAATCGTCCGCAAGTGCTCCACATCCCGAGCCTCTTGGTGTCTTTGTGTCTTGGTGGTGAAATCCGCATCCGCCGTTCTGACTTCTAGCTTCTAGCCTCTGACTTGGCCTCTGCGGCCTGTCTGACAGCGCGTCCTGTCGGGAACATCTCACATCTTACTTCTGACATCTTACATCTTCACTTTCCGCATCCGCTCCGCCGCTTTGGCTTTTGGCCTTTGGCTTTTGCCTTCTGATTTCTGTTCCGCAATCTAGCTTCTAGCCTCTAGCTTCTCGCTTCTGACTTCGTCTGGTCCTGTTTTCGCTCTTCACCATTCACTATTCACCATTTCCCGCTGTCGGTAGCACAATACTCACTGTCGTCCCCTCCCCTTCCTTGCTGGTGATCTCCATCCTCCCCTTATGGTCCTCAACTATCTTTTTCGCCAGCGCAAGCCCTAGTCCGGTCCCATCCACCTTCCCATGCGTGAAGTACGGCTCAAACACCTTGTCCAGGTACTTCTCCGGGACTCCCGGACCCGTATCCTCGACCTCAATCGACACGTGGGCTCTGGGGTCCAAGGGTCCAGGGGTTCTGGTCTGGCTATCTGTGTAATCTGCGTAATCTGTGGGTGTTGTGTCTGAGCCTTCGTGCCTTGGTGTCTTGGTGGCAGGACTCCAGACCGCCGTCCGAATCCTCAACACACGCTGCGGGGTCCCGGGGTTCACGGGTCCCGGGGTTCTGGCCGAGCCATCTCTGGAATCTGTGCAATCTGTGGATGCTCTCTCCGGGGCTTCGTGTCTTTGTGTCTTTGTGGTTAGTTCCGAATCCGATGCCCGAACTAAACTCCCTTGGTGTCTTGGTGCCTTGGTGGTTGATCCCCGGCCCGTGCTCATCGCCTCTATCGCGTTCTCTATCACGATGTCCAGAACGTTCGCCATTCCCTCCTCATCCAGCGCCACGGGCGGCAGATTGTCATCGAGGTTCAGTTCCAGCGAGATTCCCTTCGCCATCGCGCCCTCATACTTGGCCACGACCTTCCGCACCAACTCGTTCATGTTCCTCGGCTCCAGCGCAGGCGGGTTGAGCTTCGTGAACCGCATGAAGGCATCCGTCATCTTCTTCAGCCTCGTCACCTCATCCTTCACGTACCCAACATACTTCTTCACCTTCTCGTCCGCCCTCTGTTCCTCATCTTGGCTCTTGGCTTCTGGCCTTTGGATCTTGACTTCCTCCCCGCCCCCTCCTTCTGCACTTCTGCCTTCTGTCTTCTGACTTCTGCCTTCTGCCTTCGGTCGGCCCCTGTCGACGGCAATCTCAATCTGCTCCACCGCTCCCATTATCGTGCCCAATGGGTTCTTGATGCCATGCGCCAGCTTCTGCGCCACCGGCGCCCATGCCTTCACCCGCTGCAGATACTCAACGGCAGAGATGTCCTCCAAGGTGAGCATCACGCCCGAACGCACCCGCGCCGCCCGTGCGAGCACGGTCATACCGCCTCTCAGTGCGACAGGTAGTTCCTTTGGCGTCGCTCCCGGGGGCTCCGCAAGCGCTGCCTGCGCCGCCTGCACCAGCGGTCCGGCTGGCAGAGCTTCGCCTCCAAGCAGCTCCCGTGCCTTCTGATTCGTGTGCCGCACCTGCCCGCGCTTGCCGATCTCTACCACGCCGGCTTGTCCCGTCAGGCCCAGCACGACCAGACGCATGTCTCGGGTTTGGCGATAGCGAAATCCGAGCAGTATCATGGCAAAGGCGAAAGTCAAGCCGGCAACCGCCGACACAGCTTGCACGAGTGGGATGCTGAGCCCTGTGACCGGGAGCGGCACGACATCGAGCAGGCTCCAATTCGACTTGTCGCCGTCTGCTTCATGCATGAGCAATCGATCTCTGCCATGGTAGCGTACCGGAGTCACATCAAAGAAGAGCCCCCCGGCGCCAAGACGAATCTCGCCCAGCGGGTTCATGCCCTGGTCCATCACCCTCAGATAGCCATCGTCGGTCACTACCATGAACTCGGACGCGCGTGGACACGAGAAACTCCCGGCGAGGACGTGCCGTACTCCTGTGGCTGTGCGGGCCCTGCGCACCACACGTAGGCTCGCATCTAGTAGCCGCAGCATGTTGTCCGAACCCGCGACCACGGCTCTCATTTTGCCTTTTCTGTCGACGGCAAGCGCCGCGCAGTTCGTGAACACGCCGAATCCCGCGCGCCTGCGAACGACACCGGTCATGCCGTCCAGCACGAACAGGCTGTCGGAGGACCGCTCCTCAACCACGTTCCCCTTTTCCCATGCCAAGACCTGGGGCGTACCTTCGGGTCTATCGTCAAGCCAGGCCGCGAAGACCGT harbors:
- a CDS encoding class I SAM-dependent methyltransferase — its product is MLRSFVRANRRICAAIERRLPQRRLDISLLYERTVGEKMQDLPAGSIIVDAGGGRLCPYAEYKPEGLRIIAVDATDEDLRRNIEADEWRVADITTHLPFADGEAAIVTSKHVLEHLPDTSRFMDEARRVLKPGGWFIHLFPGRNAPFAVASRLLPDRLKQRLVHDLHPDTAGTHRFHTWYDRCYSSAFRRLLTEHGFVVEQEALSYYQSHYFGFFVPLYLLGVLWEFILMALRARDSAATFLFVARRRPSDATRDRYSSSRQGP
- a CDS encoding VOC family protein, whose protein sequence is MNGLCYWEIPSRNVARSAAFYAKLFRWKMTPSGKDYMMFEAKSGLGGGIQKTQQAPGQGVMVYVEVKDIPATLARVVRLGGKVLKTKTEIGNDWGFWAAFKDPGGCSSICLWSRH
- a CDS encoding sigma-54-dependent Fis family transcriptional regulator — translated: MTERVLVVDDEARHRDIMADILSEAGMEVLQAGEGEEAIRLAGENELNLVLLDLKLPDMDGTQVLEAILKRKPSLPVVMISGQGSIQDAVKATKLGAYDFLEKPAEREKILLAARNALERDRMRRELAGLREESLRRYQMVGSSPAMLATFQKIDEIAPTRAPVLVTGESGGGKELVARAIHAKSGRAAHAFVKLNCAAIPETLIESELFGYEKGAFTGALTQKKGKLETADGGTLLLDEVGDLSLSSQAKLLRFLQESEFERLGATTTMRVDVRVISATNKNLRQEIEEKRFREDLYFRLNVIHIHVPPLRERKDDIPSLADHFLGQQCEENGVPKKQLTPEAVEFLKSADWAHNNARELENLMKRAAILVKAQDITPRDLVPLMEPASYRPGTRSEFAGLGHDPNRGRLGHVPAGAGPVSLREARDEFEREFIRASLARNDWDKTKTAEQLGIERTHLHRKLKDLGISE